In Biomphalaria glabrata chromosome 8, xgBioGlab47.1, whole genome shotgun sequence, the genomic window GCTACATTTTACAGTTTTTGGATGATTGGTTACATAATGCACCAAATACCTTTTTGGCTTTAACCATAAGCCACAATTCATATCCTCTCTCATAGTTCTCTTCATTGCTATTGTGCATGTGGGATGCTTCAGTTCCATCTGAAAAAATATTAAGGGATACAtagatgttattttttaaaaagtgttcttCTGATGTAAGATATAGATCTTTTTACAGAGCTGTTGGGTGTTTGAGGTGTCCCTATctctacacaaaaaaaatgcaattaattCTCAGAAAAAAGGACTATTTGCTTATCAAATATTTATCTGATGATCAAAGAAAAACTCAAATCcctttaaaaagtttgtacaaatgcACATCTCCCAGTATATCAGAAAAACTGTGTTGCCACTCTTTAATGGTGCTTCACACATTGAgcatgtttgtattttatacacCACATTAGATTACTATTGCTTTATGCCTGTGAAATATGGAAAGTATATCACCTGAAATACATCATGAATTAACTACATTTGCTGGGTATTTTAGTGAAGAAATTGTGGTTCAGAGAAACGCACTGCATGTGTCTAATGTCATTGCTGcccaaggctgtcctactgatGGCTAGTATTCTTTTTCTGTAACTGTCCCTAACAATAGCGTTGttgctaaatttaaatttaccttATTTGTGTTAGACACAATCAACTGAAAAATAAGAATAAGAATCCATTCGAGATTTAAGTCTCAACTTtgagatctttgactgtttggcggatcttaaaataattactgtaaataaaaccaaacaaaCTGCACATGTGTAGTAAATGCCTCTCCTcttgtttctgatttgtcttttcattGTTGTTAATTagtcatctgttcttgaaccagtttccacTGTGTAGTAGTCTTTTCGCTCAACAGCACATCCttaatgacataatcaaaaaccaacaTGACCATCCTAAGGAACACGTCAGAAATGTCATCTTGAGGAAGAAGAGACTGCTGGCAGAAAAGCCTGATACCAAATATTGAGTTGCTGCTGCTGAGAATTTCGCAGTCGACAGAcacactgagaaaaaaaaacatgtttggattttgggaGTTATTAGAGAACATGGCTTTACATTACATATCTTGATTCTTAACTTGCTTCATATGTCTCGCTTTTCGAGCAATAATAATGgtcagttcaacttgttttgtctTCATCCTAAAAGCTGCAATAcaaagaagaatatcagaactACTCGATAAGCGATCATCAGCAGCTTGTCCATCGCAACGAAAATCAATGcattagtatatttagtaaagttattgacagtttcagCAGCCAAACATTTGCAGTTTTCGTTTGATCGAATGTAGGGAAGCACGGTCCTCACTGATAAAGTTAACAATGAATGTGTACATTGAAGATTTTGTTCacgtttttagtttgtttttttatttcatgaataaatAGAGTATTTAATGTTTACTGTTGAGGCTAAGACTTTGAGCCATGGTTAGCAGCTTGCACTCTGTGAAAAATCCTGAGGGCGCCCATGCCCATGGCTAGATCATCCAGatgatagatttagatataataatagtaatacagATACTGTGAGATagaatatattctagatctaaatctacattagataagataataaaatctAATCTAAACTTGTCCTCTAGTCTACTAGTGCCTCAAGGTCaatattctagacctagatttctctatatataataataatttaacttaTGAGTAATAGAGTCTAGAGATCCATATAGACATAgactatctactagatctagattaactagatatgATATTGATAATCTATCTAGacgtctagagtctagatctactaaaatcTACTTACGGTAAAATCATCGTTAACTAGAATAGAAACAATAGTTACTAGATTTACTAGAGTAGattttactactactactactacctACTACTAGTACttagtagtactactactaaCTACTAGTACTACTGTACTACTATACTCTTTGACTTAGACAAAATactaattatcattattatggtactagattttactagatctagaacagttTAGACTATTAAGACATTTACCCGTGTTGCTTCATCCGATAAAGATAAATGTTCGCGAACAGACAAAagaatttttagtttatttatttttttagaattttagtTTGTTTCTTACGCCTctttaaagtttcaacctgCGAATGCTGTGAGTGTGAAAGCAAAACACTCgccattttgttatttatatacaaaactatagATACGAATTTCGGCTAAGTGATAAAGAATTTAGTAAATATACGATTGCTTTCAACTATTAcccagtagatctagatctagataagtgctTTTCAAACCTTTTTCAACAGGTACCGCTCGTCGATATCCAGTAAACTGAAGTAGATATACTTTACTGTCAAAGAAtcgagtttttaaaataaaaacatcactATAATGAAGATGTTAAAGTCAGGATAGACTAGATATCTTGAAGTAACTGTTTAAAAACGGGCAGTGTATCTGTAACACGCCATTTTTTggcgccccctccccccttttttattcTAGGAACAAAAATTGTAATATCATAAATACATTGCGCTCAAATAATAAGAATAACTATAGAGTGTATTACCTAGCtcaaaatatctacaatatataggcctattatatagtCACAATCTAAAACTTCGCTTCTACAAAATGCTAAAGTTTCTCGTGATAAAAAAAGGACTTGCTGTAGCCTATAAGGCTATaacagtcatttttttaaagccgtTTGTGTTCTGACATCTATTGTGTTTCAGATTCACTTATAACAGTTTTGTTTGGCGAAAAATTGATTAGCTATGACTTCTGTTTTAACTAAGAGAACAAAATATCGCATGTCTTTAGGTAAGGTAGGCTATATATAGATAATGTTTTTGCCAAGAGAATCACTTTTGAGATTTATTGAAATACATCATTTAGCCTACATGCTAAAATGCGTACTCAATTATACTAACTATAATGTACCTTAATATTCCATAATAAACTGTAGATCCGTGTTTCTCAAACGTTTACTAGCTGTGAAAACAATTTCATTTGCGCCCCCTTCCCTTTTTTAGCAAGATTTGGTCTAGGGAAGCGCTGAAAGCATCCCAATTGGGATCCGGAACGGTTTAACTCGGTTATAAGGACAAAGAAAAGTAACATACAGACATAATTTTCGCGTTTTTCTTTTAGAAGTAGGCCTAAATGTACAATATATTTTGGAATCCTAATGTACGTAGTAGATGTTCGTTAAAGCTGCTCcgtttagacttttttttaattttaatattgaaaCATTCGCTTGTCCaatgtgtaaattttttttttaatgttttgaatatttttttcaagtttattgCACCCTAGCCCAAACTTCCTCCCAGGACAAGCGGGGATAGTGGAGGGTAGGGAGACCATCGATCATCTGTACTGGACGCATATACCACACAACAAGCCATATCCGTATCCCCTtattaaaccggctaaaaccgatagcagacaacatcatatcagaagaacaagcaggttttagacaaggtcgcagcacaacagagcaaatcctaaacctcagaatactctgtgagaaatatctccaacaccaagagaatcttttccatgtctttattgatttcaagaaagcttccgattgagtaggcctatagcacggagcactctgggcgacaatggaaaagtacaacattaataaaaacataatcaaagttatccagaacctcaacaaggatgccaccagtgccgtgtacttcaacaataatattggggactggttcaaaaccacagttggagtaagacaaggctgcctactgtcaccaacactcttcaatatcttccttgaaaggataatggaagatgccctcgagggctatgaaggtactgttagcattggaggaagaagaattactaacttgcgcttcgcagatgacattgacggcctagcagggacagaagaagaactagctgacctggtgatgcgcattgacaagactgccgcagcatatggcatgcaaataaatgccaaaaaaactcaaattatgaccaatagccatcagggctttaaaagagacatcagtattggaggtgaaaagctaactagtgttaacagcttcaaatacctcggagctattgtctcagatgagggaacaaaacccgaattattggcccgaatagcacagtccatagcagccctttcaaaacttaaaataatatggaaagataagggcttagccctcggcaccaaaatcagactgatgcgctctctggtcatggccacatttttatatgcttgcaagtcgtggacgttgaatgcagagcttgagaggaggatccaagcaatggaattgagatgctacagaaggatcctaggcatcacattcaaagaccgcatcacaaaccaagaaatcagagacagggttactgtagcgatcggagcccatgatgacctgctaactattgtgaaaagacgaaagcttaaaacctttggccacattaaaagatctacggggctcgcaaagaccttccttcagggaacagtgccagggaaaagaagaagaggcagacagaaaaagcgatgggaggacaacattaaagaatggacaggcctgccattgagagaggttctaaacaagggaaaaaaaagagaggaatggagaaagacggtcgacaaatcttgcctggtgccccaacggtccaacagactaagggataggtaaaggtaaatctTCAAAGTTCACTTCAAAaccaatgttgtgaacacattctcacgacgctatacaaacataaacaagtatcaactatttcaccacactcTGCAACGAATCTTTCAAGAAGAGCTCATAAAGCCTCAACAGAACTAGTTCTTTTCAAAGCCATCAAACTTTATGGAAACCCAACGTCGTATGTTTAAAATTTGGCGCAagtgaccaaaacaaaaagtccAATTTCTACATTTAATGTTGAATGCAAAATCTCATTCATTCTCTTCTATGTTAATGCTTACTTAGGAtgcaatgacacacacacacacacacacacacacacacacacacacacacaaaggttgAATTGTACTTTTGATTGTAGAGTGCTCAGATAGATGAAAAAATTGAGACATCGATTCTTGGGTATAGAAGATCGTACGACTACAACTTGTCTTTGCTTGAGGCAGATAATTACCACCAAATAGTACGCgtaccctagtgctattagagcatggaatgggttgcctgagctatccaggaaaaccagtgacttggcagaatttaggtcattgactacatgcatgacgcgtaggacgtaatcatcttgttttttgaagtaacgtctgtattatataagataaggcaCGATACCATGTGCATGATTTGATTATAGACCTAGGTTTAGATCCTTTGTATCTAGGAGAGTGGTAGCCATACTCGACTTCAAACATGACTTCATTGgcctagggacacgcgtagggcgtaatcatctatTTGAAGTagagtctgtattttataagataaaatacacCCCTCCCCCGGGTTGGCTTGCGGTAAAGAAGGCTTCAGGAAGCAACGtcaaggaaaaatcaggagtgaagccccatAAGTTGGGAGTGTCAACTATAACAACTGAGTTGGTGCTAAATGTAACACGAAGCGTTCCATTGAATTTCaccagcaaggtcgagagagggattgTGACGCATGGGTCACCCAAAGGCTGGTAATTGGCTGGTAGACCAGAGAATCTCAATGTAGACCTATAGCCTACAAGTGCAACCTTATTTTGAATTGCTGTTCTTTCTACAGCGAATCCTCTACGAAATATATTAGTTATGTTGTTAGTTCATCACTTAGAATGGGAGAGGCTTGCAATATGGACCAGGATCAAACGTGGACCACCTCGATATTATGGAATGTACAGTATTGCCGTAAACCAAATATTTAGTACGCAGTAGTGACTGCCCTTACTTAGTTTCATATCTATGTTCATACATCAATGCACAGAAAACATTTCCCAAGTTAAAGTAATTTTGCGTTTTCGCATATTTTCTTCTAAACTTTGTTCGTTATTCATTTCTGTATGAAATATGGATCGTTTGTGTATTCTAATATAGGCCAGTGGTCTCCATTAGATTCGTGACCATATCGCTAGTGAATTATATCAGATCCCATATGTATTATAGGCTAAGTTTctgtatttttcattttctgtatTGCCAGTAGTTGCTAACAGTGGTTTAGACAAGAACCTGTTTGATGTCTGTTGAAAACAGAGATGTGGGGCTGAATCAAAAGGcaaatacttctaaaaaaaaaacatggactgCAGCAGTAAATAGGATAATATTAAAGGGAAGCAACTTGGCAGAGTACAAGTATTATCAGATGTCCGATGAAGctgaaatagtaaaaaaaaacatttctaggaGACTAGATGCTCTTTggtggtacaaaaaaaaagggggctaaTGAAACTTGTAGATGATGTAGCTAAAAAGAACAGCCTCTATCATGCCTTGTTTGAGCAGTGAGATTGCAGCTATATAGTCTTTTATATTAAGTTGCCTGTAGTTCTGCTAATGCGCCCTTTTGGTGCCAGTTACTTATATTAGTGAGTTAATAAGGCTTTTTGAGTATGAAGTTTCAGTATTTCACATAACAGCTACACtttcccagctgtgacctacatataatGTTACATTCAGCAGACATAACAATGGTTCAGCTGTTATCACTTTAGGTTCTTATTCGCCCGCTACGATTTGtcttaaattttcttttggtttcaaatgtgtaacTTCAGTACTAGtttataattattgattttCATTCAAACTGAGATGTAGTTATAAAGTATTTAGATCAGTGCAGTACATTGTAATGTGCTGGCTGAGAAGTTATGGAACAATGTCAGTATTTCTTAACTTAAAACTTAATCTATTCaacacaagaaaatatattaacaaGCAAAACTATAATCTGCGGACATGTCAGTCCATTTATTCAATGATCAACATAGTCAACCAAGGTCACTTAGACCCTTAATTTGAAgcaaacataaatacatgaaATCTGTGTGTACAGTAACAATGGTCATATTTTAGAGTTCACTTCCAGTAGATCCCACAGGACTGGAAGCAATGCTTGCCACTAACACTAAGACTTTGAACTAGGACTGGATAGGATTTCAATTGAACAAGTGAAACGATCAACTCAACACCTTGGTCCATAAGTTGAACTGTTTTGAACCTGGAGAAATGACTCAATATAATTTGACCAGAAGGCAGATCTGTTTCAACAAAAGCCTGAGTTCTAATTCATAAGTCAAcaatatcaagaaaaaaaaagtgtcacttTGTAATTTTACAGAACCAACTGAATGGCCAGAGTCTAATGTACATGATATCACACATTCACCCACACTAGATCTACAGATCAACATATGTTACtatctaaaaatgtttgagaaatatataaatcaatGTTTCAAAAGGGAAAACAAAAGGTTTAAAAAGCTGCACATTGCCATCCAACTAACAATAGTCAACAAGAGACTGCAGTCTGGAAACATCCAGATCAAactggttttattttttctgttttttggaACATGTGAGAAGAAGTTAAGGAAATTATACACTTTCAATCAGATTACTAACTTAAGTACTAAGAGGCAACATTATCTATTTCTAGGCTCTAATTAGTAATATGATCACTAATATACCAAAACCCCCCTCCATaatgacggaaataaaaaggaacagattacgctgggcaggtcaccttgaaagaatgtcagagaacagaggagcagcaaagattgttcacaaaacaaacaaaaagcagGCACCTCAAAGGTAGGCCACAGTACAGTGGCTTGacgatgtagaggcagatctagaacagcaggatagatcagaatgaaaAGATGTGCTATAGTAGGTCAGGGCCCTCCAAGGGCTGTAGTCCCACCGGGATGGATGAACATAATGACTATTTTAAAGTTAAACTGCCATTATTAcaaactattgaattcaaacaTGAGAAGGACCAActgatttttatgttttttttaaagtgactggattttttttctacctttcccaattgaaatgtttaattcccaattgaaatgtttaatatacACACCTCACTCATGTATCTAGCAATGGAAAGATGACTAGAAACTTTAAGACCAGAAAGTATTTACCATAAAGACTAAATAATTAAGCCCCAGCTGACTACATAATCAAGTCTCAGTCCCTAGATCAAGGATATGatttgtctctcttttctttcatcTTCAGTTTTGGAGATCCATCTGTTTCATTAAACTGTTCCTGgagaaaaggaaaaaatcaAACAAGTCAAAACTTAAGACATAGAGAGGTATAGAGAATTATCAAATAAATTCTCTAATTCaaagcaaatgaaaaaaataaaaaaataattaaagaaatgtGCACCCATATAAAGCAATAGAACACTGCAAGTCAGACATGGTCATGCCTTATTACTGTTACACAAAAACTAACACCTGAATTGTATTACCAGCTTCAGATAAGAAAGATACTATACAactattgtaaattaaaaacacaTATGTTTAACATGGCTTTACAATAGATTGATGCTTACTTaatttgaagaagaaaaaaaaaaactttgtttttctattacttGATTTCTAAATCAAAAGTGTATGTTATTAGTGGACTGTAAGTAATCTATGTACATTGTTGTGGTACTACTAATAGCATTGAATATACAattaatttagttacattttagtatttaaaaaatagtttagatgtatgtgtataaaataatttgaaaacaaaagcttTTAGACCATGCTTATTTATGTCAATTATTTCACATGTGAAGAATGGTTCTTAGTGAAtataacaaaaccaaaaaatcaGTTTTCTGTCCATAAATGTTTACCTCTGtaaaataacacaaattaaacctTTATGGCAATATCAAAAGGTCCTCAGTGCTTGCAAAACTCTCCTCcagggaacagcaccaggaaaaaaaaggagacaGAGGAAGCAATGGGaacacaacattaaagaatggacaggcctgccaatgaaagagattctattaagaggaatggagaaagatggttgacctatattgtgtggtgccccaatagttcaacagactaagggacaggtgaaggtgaaaagTTTACCTTGCTCTTAGAGGAGTGACTCTGTTGTTTAGATTTCTCTTTATAATCTCTCTCTGCATACATTTTGGAGGATCCATTGGCTTCCCCATTTTGTTTACCTACATttagtggagaaaaaaaagtttggagcCTTGAGGCAGTGCCTTCAtctcaaaaatatttgtacagaaGTGTGTAAAACAAGGAGTTCTAGAATGATTCTATCAATACGTACGTGAAGCTAGATAATGATCCtcactttttcttcttttggaaAGTTCTGGGTCATAGGTTTCAACAGTGTTCCTGAAGAGAATCACTGGAGTTgatataatacatttataatctCTCCTAAACTAATTtgatttcattgacactaagtcattaccatacttaatctaatcattgacatattattcttaatgtaatcattgacatattattcttaatgtaatcattgtcacttagacattaccattctcaatctaatcattgacactaagacattaccattattactgtcattattggcactatgacattaccattctcaatgtaatcattgactataagacattaccattctcactgttatcattgacactaagacattaccattctcaatataatcatttacactaatacattaccattctcaatgtaatcattgacaccaagacattaccattctcaatctaatcaatgacactaagacattaccattcttactgtcattattggcactatgacataccattctcactgttatcattggcactaagacattactattctcaatttaatcattgacactgacacaataccattctcaatctcataattgacacaaacacattactattctcaatctaatcattgacactgacacaataccattctcaatctcatcattgacacaaacacgttactattctcaatctaatcattgacactgacacattaccattctaaatctaatcattgacactaacatattaccattttcaaagtcatcattgacactaaaactttaccattcttaatctaatcattgacactaacacattaccattctcagtctaatcatttacactaacacaataccattctcaatcttattattgacacaaacacattaccattcataatcttttcattgacactaacacattataattctcaatctaatcattgacactaagacattaccattctcagtctaattattgacactaacacattaacattcttaaagtaatcattgacatagcattctcaatgtaatcattgacaataagacattaccattcataatgtaatcattgacactaagacattaccattctgaatctaatcattgacactagatcattaccattcttaa contains:
- the LOC129927804 gene encoding galactocerebrosidase-like, whose amino-acid sequence is MASVLLSHSQHSQVETLKRHGTEASHMHNSNEENYERGYELWLMVKAKKRNQNIKLYGLTWAFSGWIGQGTHNPYTNVSLTAYIV